From a region of the Halanaerobium hydrogeniformans genome:
- a CDS encoding glycoside hydrolase family 65 protein has translation MRKYHQKKLEAEAIYPYQPWKITEEEFLVEHNHHNEAIFALGNGYMGIRGTLEEDYPASEKTTTPGFYINGVYTSEEIIYGEKAPNLPKDGQTIINLADWSEINLYINEEKLNLLKGNLIDYKRELDLQHGVLKRKLIWEDRKGRQVEVKIIRLVSLSRDHIAAIRYEVTPLNFSGKISINSAINGDVSNHHHLRDKKTLEGLKSELDGNTGILLHNVKKTNFKVAYVVEHILNEDAEENCEIKSNSFNDRIDWVFEANATKGKTCRLDKIVGIHHSKEEKETPLSDARASVARAVISGFDKLVQEQTEFMRGYWRDTDVKISGNMALQQAFRFNAFHILQATGKDGMTSVAAKGLSGEHYEGHYFWDTESYILPFYAFQRPEVARNLLLYRYNCLAEARENAKRMKLDGVLFPWRTINGKEASGFFMGSTVQYHINADIAYAVNLYYQVSRDQEFMQNYGLEILIETARMWISFGSYIADHDNKFCFNVVCGPDEYKPGVNNNAFTNYMAKFNLKTAAEMAEIIKAKAPEKYNKLLNKIDFSQEELNKFKEIAEDIYLPYDEELEITPQDDSFLSKNPIEVDSIPEAELPLVKNWHPLIIWRYQVIKQADVILLMLQLGDQFSRELKTKNYDYYEPKTTHDSSLSPAIYSIIASEIGYKKQSYNYFIQTARLDLDDYNENAYQGVHTACMGGTWMALVQGFAGMRMFSGKLYFHPHLPEKMDEYQFRIRFRGSQLEVTVDEHETNYLLISGDKIEFKHYDQLIILDKNNLSKKARNEK, from the coding sequence ATGCGCAAATATCATCAAAAAAAATTGGAGGCTGAGGCAATTTATCCATATCAGCCCTGGAAGATAACCGAGGAAGAATTTTTGGTAGAACACAATCATCATAATGAAGCAATTTTTGCTTTGGGTAATGGTTATATGGGGATTAGAGGTACTTTAGAAGAAGATTACCCTGCCAGTGAAAAAACTACAACTCCCGGATTTTATATTAATGGAGTTTATACAAGTGAAGAGATTATTTATGGAGAAAAGGCACCTAATTTACCTAAAGATGGTCAGACTATAATAAACCTGGCTGATTGGAGTGAAATAAATCTCTATATTAATGAGGAAAAACTTAATCTACTCAAAGGTAATTTAATTGACTATAAAAGAGAATTAGATCTTCAACACGGTGTATTGAAAAGAAAATTAATCTGGGAAGACCGAAAAGGGAGACAGGTTGAAGTTAAAATAATAAGACTTGTTTCTTTAAGTAGAGATCACATTGCAGCAATTAGATATGAGGTTACTCCACTTAACTTTTCTGGAAAAATCAGTATAAACTCAGCAATTAATGGGGATGTTAGTAATCACCATCATCTTCGAGACAAAAAAACTCTTGAAGGTTTAAAATCAGAGTTAGATGGAAATACAGGTATTTTATTACATAATGTTAAGAAAACTAATTTTAAAGTTGCCTATGTTGTTGAACATATTTTAAACGAAGATGCCGAGGAAAATTGTGAGATTAAAAGTAATTCTTTTAATGATAGAATTGACTGGGTATTTGAAGCAAATGCGACTAAAGGTAAAACCTGCAGGCTAGATAAAATTGTTGGTATTCATCACAGTAAAGAGGAAAAAGAAACTCCACTTAGTGATGCTAGAGCATCTGTTGCTAGAGCTGTAATATCCGGTTTTGATAAGCTAGTTCAGGAACAAACAGAATTCATGAGAGGATATTGGCGTGATACTGATGTTAAAATATCCGGGAATATGGCACTTCAACAGGCTTTTCGTTTTAATGCATTCCATATTCTTCAGGCAACAGGTAAAGATGGGATGACAAGTGTTGCTGCTAAAGGTCTAAGTGGAGAACATTATGAAGGTCATTATTTCTGGGATACTGAAAGCTATATCTTACCATTTTATGCTTTTCAGAGACCTGAAGTTGCCAGGAATTTATTGCTTTATCGTTATAACTGTTTAGCAGAAGCTAGAGAAAATGCTAAAAGAATGAAACTTGATGGAGTATTATTCCCCTGGAGAACTATAAATGGTAAAGAGGCATCCGGATTTTTTATGGGCTCAACTGTACAATATCATATTAATGCTGACATAGCTTATGCAGTAAATTTATATTATCAGGTTAGCAGAGACCAGGAGTTTATGCAAAATTATGGTCTGGAAATCTTGATTGAAACTGCCAGGATGTGGATTAGTTTTGGAAGTTATATTGCTGATCATGACAATAAGTTTTGCTTTAATGTAGTCTGTGGTCCAGATGAATATAAGCCCGGTGTTAATAATAATGCTTTTACAAATTATATGGCTAAATTTAACTTAAAAACTGCTGCAGAAATGGCAGAGATAATTAAAGCTAAAGCTCCTGAAAAATATAATAAATTACTAAATAAAATAGACTTCAGCCAGGAAGAACTAAATAAATTTAAAGAAATTGCTGAAGATATTTATTTACCATATGATGAAGAACTGGAAATAACTCCTCAAGATGATTCATTTTTAAGTAAAAATCCGATAGAAGTAGATAGTATACCTGAAGCAGAACTGCCTCTGGTTAAAAACTGGCATCCATTAATTATCTGGAGATATCAGGTTATTAAACAGGCAGATGTTATTTTATTAATGCTGCAGCTGGGTGATCAATTCAGCAGAGAACTAAAAACTAAAAACTATGATTATTATGAGCCTAAAACAACTCATGATTCTTCCTTATCACCGGCTATTTATAGTATTATAGCTTCAGAAATTGGCTATAAAAAACAATCATATAATTATTTTATCCAGACGGCCAGACTTGATCTTGATGATTATAATGAAAATGCCTATCAGGGTGTACATACTGCCTGTATGGGTGGGACATGGATGGCTTTAGTACAGGGATTTGCTGGAATGAGGATGTTTTCTGGTAAATTATATTTTCATCCTCATCTACCAGAAAAAATGGATGAATATCAATTTAGAATTCGTTTTAGAGGCAGCCAATTAGAAGTAACTGTTGATGAGCACGAGACAAATTATCTGCTAATTTCTGGCGATAAGATTGAATTTAAACATTATGACCAGTTAATTATTCTGGATAAAAATAATTTATCAAAAAAAGCAAGAAATGAAAAGTAG
- a CDS encoding MOSC domain-containing protein, with the protein MEAKVLAVSKSENKGTVKKPVEIAYLKENHGLKGDSHAGKWHRQLSLLDKSSIDKMRNKGFELKYGDFAENITTEGLSNLYELPVGTRFKINENIIIELTQVGKKCHHDCEILEAIGDCVMPKEGIFARVISGGPIKAGDKIKILENN; encoded by the coding sequence TTGGAAGCTAAAGTATTAGCTGTCTCTAAAAGCGAAAATAAAGGTACTGTTAAAAAACCGGTTGAAATAGCTTACTTAAAAGAAAATCATGGGCTTAAAGGTGATTCTCATGCCGGAAAATGGCATCGTCAGCTCAGTCTATTAGATAAAAGCAGTATTGATAAAATGAGAAATAAAGGATTTGAACTAAAATATGGAGATTTTGCAGAGAATATTACAACTGAAGGTTTGAGTAATTTATATGAACTCCCAGTTGGAACAAGATTTAAAATAAATGAAAATATAATTATCGAGCTTACTCAGGTTGGCAAAAAGTGCCACCATGATTGTGAAATTTTAGAGGCAATAGGTGATTGTGTGATGCCTAAAGAAGGAATATTTGCCAGGGTAATTAGTGGTGGTCCCATTAAAGCTGGAGATAAAATTAAGATTTTAGAAAATAATTAA
- the mog gene encoding molybdopterin adenylyltransferase, with the protein MSEKKNNKIKTAVLTISDKGSRGEREDLSGPVLEKMMLEVGAEIVHREIIADEMEEIKSALIYLCDHKDVDLILTTGGTGFAKRDITPEATLAVIEKEVPGLPEKMRADTISITPQAALSRARAGIRKNSLIINFPGSPKAVQECLESIINVIPHGVEILKGEFTEHNH; encoded by the coding sequence ATGAGCGAAAAAAAGAATAATAAAATTAAAACAGCAGTTTTAACTATTAGTGATAAAGGTTCTCGAGGTGAACGCGAGGATTTAAGTGGGCCAGTATTAGAAAAAATGATGCTTGAAGTTGGGGCTGAAATAGTTCATCGAGAAATTATTGCAGATGAAATGGAAGAAATTAAATCCGCTCTGATTTACCTCTGTGATCATAAAGATGTAGATTTGATATTAACTACCGGGGGCACAGGATTTGCAAAAAGAGATATCACACCAGAGGCTACACTTGCCGTAATTGAAAAAGAAGTACCTGGACTGCCGGAAAAAATGAGAGCAGATACGATTTCAATTACACCTCAGGCTGCCCTATCTAGAGCTAGAGCAGGGATCAGAAAAAATAGTTTGATAATCAATTTCCCGGGCAGTCCCAAAGCTGTTCAGGAATGTTTAGAATCGATAATAAATGTAATCCCCCACGGAGTAGAAATACTAAAAGGTGAGTTTACTGAACATAATCATTAA
- a CDS encoding DMT family transporter — translation MDFKQKIYILLAGGVFFLSLSGILVKIATSPPMITAFYRMFFTVLLLTPYFIKNHRHKAAYFLDYRPLLVGFLLAVHFILWITSIEYTDISNSVIFVALQPLFTIILEFLFAKEDLRPGALIGIIMAFIGTSIISIGDFYHLGDKLFGNFLALSAALFAASYLFIGRGVRKKLDYFPYLFILYTYAAFFLGIGAYIFEIPFFGHGINNYLILLALAVGPTLIGHSILNYSVRYLPTSIVSLSILGEPVLTTFLAWLLLNEQVLLTTLIGGAFILGGIYLASIYNYRKSKMQKKAFSAKKNS, via the coding sequence ATGGATTTTAAGCAAAAAATATATATCTTACTTGCTGGAGGAGTTTTCTTTTTATCTCTTTCAGGTATTTTAGTAAAAATTGCAACTTCTCCACCAATGATTACAGCTTTTTATCGTATGTTCTTTACTGTGCTGCTATTAACACCTTATTTTATAAAAAATCACCGCCACAAAGCAGCTTACTTTTTGGATTACCGACCCCTGCTGGTCGGTTTTCTGCTTGCAGTTCATTTTATACTCTGGATTACTTCAATTGAATATACTGATATTTCAAATTCGGTAATTTTTGTTGCTTTACAGCCTCTTTTTACTATTATTCTGGAGTTTTTGTTTGCGAAAGAAGATTTAAGACCAGGAGCCTTAATAGGGATTATTATGGCATTTATCGGGACTAGTATAATTAGTATCGGTGATTTTTACCATTTAGGAGATAAATTATTTGGTAACTTTCTTGCTTTATCAGCAGCATTATTTGCAGCCTCATATTTATTTATTGGGCGAGGAGTAAGAAAAAAACTAGATTATTTTCCCTATTTATTCATTCTTTATACTTATGCGGCTTTTTTCCTGGGGATAGGAGCTTACATTTTTGAGATCCCATTTTTTGGTCATGGAATAAATAATTATTTGATTTTATTGGCTCTGGCTGTTGGACCAACTTTAATTGGTCATTCTATATTAAATTATTCTGTTCGTTATCTACCGACTTCAATTGTTTCTTTATCTATTTTAGGTGAGCCAGTTTTAACTACTTTTTTAGCCTGGTTATTATTAAATGAACAGGTTCTTTTAACTACATTAATTGGAGGAGCTTTCATATTGGGTGGGATTTATTTAGCCTCAATCTATAATTATCGAAAAAGCAAAATGCAAAAAAAAGCTTTTTCTGCTAAAAAAAATAGTTAA
- a CDS encoding beta-ketoacyl-ACP synthase III: protein MRKATITGLGKYLPEKVMTNKDLEKIVDTDDGWIKARTGIEERRIAADDETASDLGVKAAEEALKKAGIKAEELDLIIVATITPDMPFPATACLIQDRIGASNAGAFDLEAACSGFVYGISVASSFIESGMYDNIMVIGTEVLSKIINWEDRGTCILFGDGAGAAVLQPTDKGGILASDLGSDGSGGDTLYMPGGGSLKPATHETVDNKEHYLYMEGNQVFKFAVKIMSKASLKVLKKAGLSTDDVDLLIPHQANTRIIASSTKRLKLKPEQVFVNLDKYGNTSAASVPIALAEAEEQGLIKNGDTIVLVAFGGGLTWASTVLEWNDLK from the coding sequence GTGCGAAAAGCTACAATAACTGGATTGGGTAAATACCTCCCAGAAAAAGTAATGACAAATAAAGATCTGGAAAAAATTGTTGACACAGATGATGGTTGGATTAAAGCTAGAACCGGAATCGAAGAACGCAGAATAGCAGCTGATGATGAAACTGCATCTGATTTAGGAGTTAAAGCTGCTGAAGAAGCTTTAAAAAAAGCTGGGATTAAAGCTGAAGAATTAGACCTTATTATAGTAGCTACAATAACTCCTGATATGCCTTTTCCTGCTACAGCCTGTTTGATCCAGGATAGAATCGGGGCAAGTAATGCTGGAGCATTTGATTTAGAAGCAGCGTGTTCAGGTTTTGTTTATGGGATAAGTGTTGCCAGTAGTTTTATCGAATCAGGAATGTATGATAATATTATGGTTATAGGGACAGAAGTATTATCTAAAATAATAAACTGGGAAGATAGAGGAACCTGTATTTTGTTTGGTGACGGTGCAGGTGCAGCAGTTTTACAACCCACTGATAAAGGTGGTATACTTGCTTCTGATCTTGGTTCAGATGGATCAGGAGGAGACACATTATATATGCCGGGTGGAGGCTCACTTAAACCTGCTACACATGAGACTGTTGATAATAAAGAACATTATTTATATATGGAAGGTAATCAGGTATTTAAATTTGCAGTAAAAATAATGAGTAAAGCCTCACTAAAAGTTTTAAAGAAGGCAGGTCTTAGTACAGATGATGTCGACTTATTGATACCTCATCAGGCTAATACCAGAATCATTGCTTCATCTACAAAAAGATTAAAGCTTAAGCCAGAACAGGTTTTTGTTAATCTAGATAAATATGGGAATACATCTGCAGCCTCAGTTCCAATCGCTTTAGCTGAAGCTGAAGAACAGGGTTTAATTAAAAATGGAGATACTATAGTTTTGGTTGCTTTTGGGGGAGGATTAACCTGGGCATCTACAGTATTAGAGTGGAATGATCTAAAGTAA
- the moaC gene encoding cyclic pyranopterin monophosphate synthase MoaC: MKNAFTHLDENGKVKMVDVSEKEITMRKAIAAGEIVMKEETLKMIKAGEIKKGAVLETARIAGIMGAKKTSELIPMCHPLLLSSIKVDFNSDFSDRIKIKAEVKNSGQTGVEMEALTAVNLSALTIYDMCKAVDRSMEIGDIKLLYKSGGKSGIYERKKE, translated from the coding sequence ATGAAAAATGCTTTCACACATTTAGATGAAAATGGAAAGGTAAAAATGGTAGATGTTTCAGAAAAAGAGATTACAATGAGAAAAGCTATTGCTGCTGGAGAAATTGTTATGAAAGAAGAAACTTTAAAAATGATTAAAGCGGGCGAAATTAAAAAAGGAGCGGTTTTAGAAACAGCAAGAATTGCTGGAATAATGGGAGCTAAAAAAACTTCAGAATTGATTCCTATGTGCCACCCCTTATTATTGAGCAGCATAAAGGTTGATTTTAACAGTGATTTTTCTGATAGAATTAAAATAAAGGCTGAGGTTAAAAATAGTGGTCAGACAGGTGTTGAAATGGAAGCTTTAACAGCTGTAAACCTTAGTGCCTTAACAATTTATGATATGTGTAAAGCTGTTGACAGGTCAATGGAAATTGGTGATATAAAATTGTTATATAAATCTGGAGGGAAGAGTGGGATTTATGAGCGAAAAAAAGAATAA
- the moaA gene encoding GTP 3',8-cyclase MoaA: MENLNDKLGRKIDYLRVSITDRCNLRCHYCMPAEGIKEKSHSEILSYEDLIKIIKTAQKIGVDKVRITGGEPLVRLGVEDLIAGLSKLGLKDLSMTTNGVLLAEKAAELKKAGLDRINISLDTLQRDKFKKISRRDDFDNVINGIKAAQNYGLDPVKLNVVVMKNINDDEILDFVELSKNNKLVVRFIEYMPLGGETESEKFISVNEIRSIIDKKFKLIKTESEGNGPAEYYKLKSAKGRIGFIAALTEHFCADCNRLRLTADGKLKPCLASDLEVEIDKSMKSDLILKSFKKALMIKPAAHNLNFDDELKYKRSMSQIGG; encoded by the coding sequence TCAATTACAGATCGCTGTAATTTGCGCTGTCATTACTGTATGCCTGCAGAAGGTATTAAAGAGAAAAGTCATTCTGAGATATTAAGTTATGAAGACCTTATAAAAATTATAAAAACAGCTCAAAAAATAGGAGTGGATAAAGTTAGAATCACAGGAGGGGAACCTCTGGTAAGGCTTGGTGTTGAAGATTTAATCGCCGGTCTTTCTAAACTCGGTTTAAAAGATTTATCGATGACAACAAATGGTGTTTTACTGGCTGAAAAAGCAGCAGAATTAAAAAAAGCAGGTCTTGATAGGATAAATATCAGCCTTGACACTTTACAAAGAGATAAATTTAAAAAAATTAGTAGACGTGATGATTTTGACAATGTAATAAATGGTATTAAAGCAGCCCAAAATTATGGGCTGGATCCTGTTAAGTTAAATGTTGTTGTTATGAAAAATATCAATGATGACGAAATACTTGATTTTGTTGAGCTCAGTAAAAACAATAAGCTCGTTGTCCGTTTTATAGAATACATGCCCCTTGGTGGAGAGACAGAATCAGAAAAATTTATCAGTGTTAATGAAATCAGATCTATAATTGATAAAAAATTTAAATTGATAAAAACTGAATCAGAAGGTAATGGTCCTGCTGAGTATTATAAATTAAAATCTGCAAAAGGAAGAATAGGTTTTATTGCTGCTTTGACTGAACATTTTTGTGCAGACTGTAATCGCTTAAGATTAACAGCAGATGGGAAATTAAAACCCTGTTTAGCCAGCGATTTAGAGGTCGAAATTGATAAAAGCATGAAAAGTGATCTGATCTTAAAAAGTTTTAAAAAAGCATTGATGATAAAACCTGCTGCTCACAATTTAAATTTTGACGATGAGCTCAAATATAAAAGGAGCATGTCACAAATTGGAGGTTAA
- the fabD gene encoding ACP S-malonyltransferase, which produces MTNNLVFMFSGQGSQYVGMGKDLYDNYRAAEEVLNKADNLVDFDLKDIIFKGPKETLNNTKNTQPAIYTISAMVKAVLEEEGIRASAVAGHSLGEYSALYAAGVLSFADGLKLVRKRGELMDKADPEGKGTMAAVIGLEDQIVEDICEQVDGICQVANYNSPGQVVISGEVDAIKKAEEILNEQGAKRVIPLQVSGAFHSPLMEPAKEELKKLIEEIEFKDAELPLLANVSADYVKDRQDIKEVLIKQLDNSVRWSEIIQKFKEDGYQDFVELGPGRVLKGLMRRIDRSLNAYNVEDSKSLNKTLKKLK; this is translated from the coding sequence ATGACTAATAATTTGGTATTTATGTTTTCAGGTCAGGGTTCCCAGTATGTTGGAATGGGAAAAGATCTTTATGATAATTATAGAGCTGCTGAAGAAGTTCTCAATAAAGCTGATAATTTAGTAGATTTTGACCTAAAAGATATAATTTTTAAGGGACCAAAAGAAACTTTAAATAATACTAAAAATACTCAGCCCGCTATTTACACTATCAGTGCTATGGTTAAGGCTGTTTTAGAAGAAGAAGGTATTAGAGCTTCTGCAGTGGCAGGTCATAGTTTAGGTGAATATTCTGCTCTTTATGCTGCTGGTGTTTTATCTTTTGCAGATGGACTTAAACTGGTGCGTAAAAGAGGAGAACTAATGGATAAAGCTGACCCAGAAGGTAAGGGAACTATGGCTGCTGTAATTGGTTTAGAAGACCAGATAGTAGAAGATATATGTGAGCAGGTTGACGGAATCTGTCAGGTTGCTAATTATAATTCTCCTGGTCAGGTTGTTATTTCTGGTGAGGTTGATGCTATAAAAAAAGCTGAAGAAATTTTAAATGAGCAGGGAGCAAAAAGGGTTATTCCTTTACAGGTTAGTGGGGCTTTTCATTCTCCATTAATGGAACCTGCAAAAGAGGAATTAAAAAAACTGATCGAAGAAATTGAATTTAAGGATGCAGAACTACCCCTATTAGCAAATGTTAGTGCTGATTATGTTAAAGATCGTCAGGATATAAAAGAGGTATTAATTAAACAGCTTGATAATAGTGTACGCTGGTCAGAGATAATCCAAAAGTTTAAAGAAGATGGTTATCAGGATTTTGTAGAATTAGGGCCAGGAAGAGTTTTAAAAGGGTTAATGAGAAGAATTGATCGTTCTTTAAATGCCTATAATGTTGAAGACAGCAAAAGTTTAAACAAGACATTAAAAAAACTAAAATAA
- a CDS encoding Asp23/Gls24 family envelope stress response protein, translated as MKVYALVGASGTGKSHRAVLLANKYQIPLIVDDGLLIYSGKIMAGSSAKREESKMGAIRRALFFDDRHAEAVKSSIKKINEDKILLLGTSLGMVERIAERLDLEKIDNYIDIKDISSPEEIEKALEVRNKKGKHVIPVPTIEVEEEFTGYLLHSLELFFKKDNRTVRHEKSIVRPRFSFYGNLSIHNRVLVDLIKYFLKRKKEVGKCKKTRIEELNNFLYVDISIELMYGINIPRYLKQLRYNLREYLANSTGINVKEINIEVYTLFLENES; from the coding sequence ATGAAAGTATATGCACTTGTAGGTGCCAGTGGGACCGGGAAAAGCCATAGGGCTGTTTTGCTGGCCAATAAATATCAGATACCCCTTATAGTTGATGATGGTCTTTTAATATATTCTGGTAAGATCATGGCAGGAAGTTCTGCCAAAAGGGAAGAAAGTAAAATGGGAGCAATCAGACGTGCTCTCTTTTTTGATGACAGACATGCAGAAGCAGTAAAATCTTCAATAAAAAAAATTAATGAAGATAAAATACTGCTGCTGGGAACTTCACTTGGAATGGTAGAAAGAATTGCCGAGCGACTGGATTTAGAAAAAATCGATAATTATATTGATATAAAAGATATTTCATCTCCAGAGGAGATAGAGAAAGCACTTGAAGTAAGAAATAAAAAAGGAAAACACGTTATTCCAGTACCAACAATCGAGGTTGAAGAAGAATTTACTGGTTATTTGCTCCATTCATTAGAACTTTTCTTTAAAAAGGATAATCGTACGGTAAGACATGAAAAAAGCATAGTAAGGCCGAGATTTAGCTTTTATGGAAATTTAAGTATTCATAATCGTGTTTTAGTAGATTTAATCAAGTATTTTTTAAAAAGAAAAAAAGAAGTTGGAAAATGTAAAAAAACTAGAATCGAAGAATTAAATAATTTTTTATATGTTGATATTTCAATTGAATTAATGTATGGAATTAATATACCTCGATATTTAAAACAGCTTCGTTATAATTTGCGGGAATATCTAGCAAACAGTACTGGAATAAATGTTAAAGAAATTAATATAGAGGTTTATACTCTTTTTTTGGAGAATGAAAGTTAA
- the fabF gene encoding beta-ketoacyl-ACP synthase II, translated as MNKRVVITGAGVVHALGTEADEFWEKIAAGESGVSKIENFDASEFPSQIAAEIKDFDPGKYIDRKEAKRMALYSQYAIVSSLKALEDADLELTDDIADRAGVIMGSGIGGIEVFEEQVEKLHKRGPRRISPFFIPMMIANMAAGNVAIYANAKGPNMNTVTACASGTSAIGEAFETIKRGAADIMIAGGTEAAISPSALAGFGNMKALSTRNDEPQKASRPFDKDRDGFVMGEGAGVLILEELETAKARGANILAEIVGYGASGDAYHITSPAPEGEGASRAMLAAIERSGLELTDIDYINAHGTSTPLNDEYESTAIKNVFGDHAYDLTVSSSKSMTGHLLGAAGGVEALITTMAVKNDLVPPTINFNEGGEGCDLNYQPNQAGKKTIKAALSNSFGFGGQNACIIIKKYQD; from the coding sequence ATGAATAAAAGAGTAGTAATTACTGGTGCAGGTGTTGTTCATGCCCTTGGTACTGAGGCAGATGAATTCTGGGAAAAAATAGCAGCAGGTGAATCAGGGGTAAGCAAGATCGAAAATTTTGATGCATCTGAGTTTCCAAGTCAGATCGCTGCTGAAATAAAAGATTTTGATCCAGGAAAGTATATTGACCGTAAGGAAGCTAAAAGAATGGCCCTTTACAGCCAGTATGCAATTGTATCATCTTTAAAAGCTCTTGAAGATGCAGATTTAGAATTAACAGATGATATTGCAGATAGAGCCGGTGTTATAATGGGTTCTGGTATTGGAGGAATAGAAGTTTTTGAAGAGCAGGTAGAAAAGTTACATAAAAGAGGTCCCCGCAGAATCAGTCCTTTTTTTATACCGATGATGATTGCTAACATGGCAGCAGGTAATGTTGCTATTTATGCAAATGCCAAAGGACCAAATATGAATACAGTAACTGCTTGTGCTTCAGGTACCTCCGCAATTGGAGAAGCATTTGAAACAATTAAAAGAGGTGCAGCAGATATTATGATTGCTGGAGGAACTGAGGCTGCAATTTCCCCTTCCGCATTAGCAGGATTTGGTAATATGAAAGCCCTATCTACCAGAAATGATGAACCTCAAAAAGCAAGTCGTCCCTTTGATAAAGATAGGGATGGATTTGTTATGGGTGAAGGTGCGGGAGTACTGATTTTGGAGGAATTAGAAACTGCTAAAGCTAGAGGAGCAAATATCCTGGCAGAAATTGTTGGTTATGGAGCTTCTGGTGATGCTTATCATATTACTTCTCCAGCTCCAGAAGGTGAGGGAGCATCAAGAGCTATGCTGGCTGCAATAGAACGTTCTGGTCTTGAGTTGACTGATATTGATTATATTAATGCTCATGGGACTTCAACCCCTTTAAATGACGAATATGAAAGTACAGCAATTAAAAATGTTTTTGGAGATCATGCTTATGATTTAACCGTTTCTTCTTCAAAATCTATGACAGGTCATCTACTTGGAGCTGCTGGTGGTGTGGAAGCCTTAATTACCACTATGGCAGTAAAAAATGACTTAGTTCCACCTACAATTAATTTTAATGAAGGTGGAGAAGGCTGTGACCTTAATTATCAGCCAAATCAAGCTGGCAAAAAGACCATTAAAGCTGCCTTAAGTAATTCTTTTGGTTTTGGAGGGCAAAACGCCTGTATTATCATTAAAAAATATCAGGATTAA